One genomic window of Chitinophagaceae bacterium includes the following:
- a CDS encoding patatin-like phospholipase family protein: MLVPWVILMLMVSGNLLSRLGFHYLFLDPEYFGKVNFISFFFIGIGLGGFIFVWNITSYILNSFRFPFLATFKRPFLRYTLNNAFFPLLFIIVYFYSLIRFQYYSELKSFFEVISYQAALISGVALMLIISVAGSLNIHIERFIQRSARNQPAPRNKKIPLANTLKNKAAVLFSPEIRVDFVLIHPFRVRPVRSVKHYQAEELMKVFRLHHKNALTIEMVALLIIIMLGFLKEIPLFQIPAGASILLLLTILLAPIGALSYWLRSWAVTAFIGLLLVANLLVKFDFINHRNKAFGMDYSHPASYNLAAIESAVSPALLQKDHATTLNILEKWKEKVAPYYHPLQKPPLIVVNASGGGLKASLWAFRLMQVADSVTGNAFFDHCVFISGASGGMLGMSYYRELYRSKKLGDPIDLQNSRYVDNISKDILNAISFTYVVNDVLFPWQRFRVNGYTYRKDRGYIFERRFSQNTGFVMDRSLADYAPFEENATIPILLFSPTIIDDGRRLLLSSTPLSYLTAPPQRSTSTNDMKVDGIDIHSFFGKQNGANLPFMTAVRINSTFPYIMPNVYLPTTPEVQAMDAGLRDNYGFETTYRFLFEFKDWINQNTSRVIIVQARGDYAKNYEPVVNEHPSLIQKLLDPISSLYAIWSDFHDYHQDELTGLADSWLDVDLNMISFEYVPEQKDQVASMSFHLTTREKQSILSTMENAENRAKLNKLVVLLSH; the protein is encoded by the coding sequence ATGCTGGTTCCGTGGGTGATATTGATGCTCATGGTTTCAGGAAACCTGCTTTCCAGACTTGGCTTTCATTACCTGTTTCTTGATCCTGAATACTTCGGAAAAGTAAACTTCATCAGCTTTTTCTTTATCGGCATTGGATTAGGTGGGTTCATCTTTGTGTGGAACATCACCAGTTATATTCTCAATAGTTTTCGTTTTCCTTTTCTCGCTACTTTTAAAAGACCATTTCTCCGTTATACGCTCAACAATGCTTTTTTTCCACTGCTGTTTATCATCGTGTATTTTTATTCGCTCATCCGTTTCCAGTATTACTCTGAGCTCAAATCATTTTTTGAAGTCATCTCTTACCAGGCCGCACTCATCAGTGGCGTTGCATTGATGCTCATTATTTCTGTGGCAGGATCGCTGAATATTCATATTGAAAGGTTTATTCAGCGCAGTGCACGAAATCAACCTGCACCGCGAAACAAAAAAATCCCGCTGGCGAACACTTTGAAAAATAAAGCGGCGGTACTTTTTTCGCCGGAGATACGTGTTGACTTTGTGCTTATTCATCCATTCAGAGTCCGCCCGGTTCGAAGTGTAAAACATTACCAGGCAGAAGAACTGATGAAGGTTTTCAGGTTGCACCACAAGAATGCACTCACGATAGAAATGGTGGCTTTATTGATCATTATAATGCTGGGATTTCTCAAAGAGATTCCGCTATTCCAGATTCCCGCAGGAGCAAGCATTTTGTTGCTGCTCACGATATTGCTTGCACCCATTGGCGCACTTTCTTATTGGTTGCGTTCCTGGGCGGTAACCGCTTTCATCGGACTGCTGCTTGTTGCAAACCTGCTCGTGAAGTTTGATTTTATCAATCATCGGAACAAAGCATTCGGAATGGATTATTCCCATCCTGCCTCCTATAATCTTGCTGCTATAGAAAGTGCAGTGTCACCGGCTTTGTTGCAAAAAGATCACGCAACAACATTGAACATTCTTGAAAAATGGAAAGAGAAAGTCGCGCCCTATTATCATCCATTGCAAAAACCTCCGCTCATTGTAGTTAATGCAAGCGGCGGAGGATTGAAGGCATCGCTTTGGGCATTCAGGTTGATGCAGGTTGCAGACAGTGTAACAGGCAATGCTTTTTTTGATCACTGCGTATTCATCAGTGGTGCTTCGGGCGGTATGCTGGGAATGTCCTACTACCGTGAATTATACCGTTCAAAAAAATTAGGCGACCCGATCGATCTTCAGAATTCTCGCTACGTTGATAATATTTCAAAAGATATTCTGAATGCCATCTCCTTTACTTATGTAGTAAATGATGTATTGTTTCCGTGGCAACGATTCAGAGTCAATGGTTATACCTACCGGAAAGACCGTGGTTATATTTTTGAAAGAAGATTCAGCCAGAACACTGGATTTGTAATGGATCGCTCATTGGCAGATTATGCACCTTTTGAAGAAAACGCAACCATTCCAATCCTCTTATTTTCTCCTACAATTATTGATGATGGCAGAAGGCTGCTCCTGTCCTCTACTCCCCTTTCTTATCTCACTGCGCCGCCACAACGCAGCACATCCACCAATGATATGAAGGTAGATGGTATTGATATCCATTCTTTTTTTGGAAAACAAAACGGTGCCAACCTTCCGTTCATGACAGCAGTAAGAATAAATTCCACGTTCCCGTATATCATGCCAAATGTCTATTTGCCCACTACGCCTGAAGTGCAGGCAATGGATGCGGGACTGCGCGATAATTATGGTTTTGAAACTACGTATCGATTCTTGTTTGAATTCAAAGACTGGATCAATCAAAATACTTCACGCGTCATCATTGTACAGGCACGCGGAGATTATGCAAAGAATTATGAACCGGTTGTAAACGAACATCCGTCGCTCATTCAGAAGCTGCTCGATCCTATCAGCAGCTTGTATGCGATCTGGAGCGATTTTCATGATTACCACCAGGATGAATTAACTGGCCTTGCTGACAGCTGGCTGGATGTTGACCTGAACATGATCTCTTTTGAATATGTACCGGAACAAAAAGACCAGGTAGCTTCTATGAGTTTTCACCTTACCACCCGCGAAAAACAGAGCATCCTGTCCACGATGGAAAATGCAGAGAATAGAGCTAAGCTGAATAAACTGGTGGTGTTATTGTCTCATTAA